The DNA segment TCTCGTCGAAGCGGTCGTTCCGGGCGAGGGTCGCCGAGGTGAAGACGGCGGCGCGCACACCGTCCTCGAGGAAATCGGCGAAGATCCGGTCGACGGCGATCGGGGATCCGCGGAAGGCGGCGATCCGCCCGGCGCCGTCCCGCTCGATCCAGTACACGTCCTCCTCGCCTCCCGGGCCGGCGAGGTAGCGCAGCGCGTCGGCGAGCTCCGCGACGGCCGCCGCCGCGTACCCGACCTCCCCCTGGAAAACGGCGGCCGCGCCGCCGACCACAGGTTCGAGCATCGGAAGAAACGAATCTCTCAACTTGTTGCAATCATGATAAATGCCATCAAGATCGTCGCGCACCATCGCAAAGGTCTCCTCGCCGTCCCGGTACCGGATCCGCCGCTCCCGGACCGCGCCGCGTACCTCGGTTTCGAGGACGGTGAAGAGCCGCCGGTAGCGTTCGCGCAGCGAGGCGGCGAACGGCGCGGCGCCGGCGAGCCGCGCCTCCCAGTCCTCCCCCCGCCGCGCGACCGTGAGGTCGTTGAGGAGGAGCTTCCACGCGTCGTTGCGCCGCCCCAGCGGCGAGACGGGCTCGAGGATGCGGTCGAGATCCTTCGATCCGGCCGACACGGAGAGGGTGTCGGTGACGCATCCCTCGATATGGTGCGCCTCGTCGAAGATCACGCGGTCCCAGGCGCCGAGGAGGCCGCCTCCCTGCCGGTAGTCGGTGAAAAGCAACGCGTGGTTGACGAGGAGGATCGCCGCCTCGCGGGCGCGCCGCCGCGCGGCGATCAGCGCGCATCCGGCCGCGTGCGGGCAGGAGGAGAGCGTGCAGCGGCGCGGCGCGGCGAGAGAGGCCGGATCGACTCCCCGGGGAAGCCCCGCGAGCTCGTCGACGACCCCCTCCGGCGCGAGGGCCGCGGCGATGGCCGCATCGAGCGCCTCGCCGGGCCGGTCGGAGAGCCGGAGGACGGCGGAGAGGACGTGCCGCGCGCAGAGGTACCGTTCGCGCCCCATCAGCCGCTCGACGCGCACGTTGCCGCCGATCGCCTCCCGCACGATCGGGATCTCCCGCGAGAGGAGCTGTTCCTGGAGGTTCCGCGTGTGGGTGGAGACGACGATCCGCTCTCCGGTGGCGAGGTGGTGGAGCGCGGCCGGCACGAGGTAGGCGAGTGACTTCCCCGTCCCCGTTCCCGCCTCGACGAAGAGGACGCCGCCCTCGTCGAGCACGCCGGCGGTCGCGGCGGCCATCTCGAGCTGGCCCGGCCGGCGCTCCCCGAGCGTCCTGAAGAGGCGTTCGAAGACCTCCTCGAGCGTGGGAAGGGACCCGGGCGCCCCGCCCTCTCCGCCCGCG comes from the Candidatus Krumholzibacteriota bacterium genome and includes:
- a CDS encoding DEAD/DEAH box helicase, encoding MAGRSSTPADFFEAFRSAGGILPDRSGLVACLRVGPVPASMLLDLARAAGVPGGNPIEEAASAPRRRETAPAGGEGGAPGSLPTLEEVFERLFRTLGERRPGQLEMAAATAGVLDEGGVLFVEAGTGTGKSLAYLVPAALHHLATGERIVVSTHTRNLQEQLLSREIPIVREAIGGNVRVERLMGRERYLCARHVLSAVLRLSDRPGEALDAAIAAALAPEGVVDELAGLPRGVDPASLAAPRRCTLSSCPHAAGCALIAARRRAREAAILLVNHALLFTDYRQGGGLLGAWDRVIFDEAHHIEGCVTDTLSVSAGSKDLDRILEPVSPLGRRNDAWKLLLNDLTVARRGEDWEARLAGAAPFAASLRERYRRLFTVLETEVRGAVRERRIRYRDGEETFAMVRDDLDGIYHDCNKLRDSFLPMLEPVVGGAAAVFQGEVGYAAAAVAELADALRYLAGPGGEEDVYWIERDGAGRIAAFRGSPIAVDRIFADFLEDGVRAAVFTSATLARNDRFDETMETLGVRFTRHEVRTLLPAPPFDPADNCLLLLHGDGRDPNAPEHADDTARVVAMLARRLGRRTMVLFTSYRMCLAAARLLAGEELPGPVLVQEPGCGREALAARLRLEPGATLLGVASFWEGVDFPGEELEVLVIPKLPFPVPSEPIVEARAERMRALGEDPFHRLFLPAAIRRLRQGMGRLIRRRDDRGVVVIMDPRIDARFYGRTILDALPVPAERPAGEEALVERAAAWFRR